The Ornithodoros turicata strain Kansas mitochondrion, complete genome DNA window CGGTTCCTTATAGAAGGTCAAGAGATTGAGACCCTTTGAACCATTATCCCTGCTGTGATTTTAATCTACATTGCTCTCCCATCTCTCCGACTACTTTACTTAATAGAAGAATCATTCTATCCATCAATCTCAATAAAAGTTATCGGGCATCAATGATATTGATCATATGAATACCCCGACTTCAACATTGAACTTGATTCATTTATAATCCCAAATTTTGATGAAAACCTATCCACATTCCGTTTATTAGACGTTGACAACCGAATTGTCCTGCCTTATAATACTAATATACGAATCCTAATTACATCTGCTGATGTTATTCATTCATGAACAATCCCAACACTTGGAGTCAAAATAGATGCAGTCCCAGGACGATTAAATCAAATTTCAACAATAGCTAGACGCCCAGGAATCTTTTATGGCCAATGTTCAGAAATTTGTGGAGCAAACCATAGTTTTATACCTATTTCTATAGAAGTTACATCACTAAATAATTTCCTCAATTGAATTAAACTATTTTCATTGAATGGCTGAAGTGAAAGCATTGGTCTCTTAAACCACTCTATAGTAAACAATTACTTTCAATGAAAAAACTAGTTAAAATATAACATAAGATTGTCATTCTTAAATTACCATTGTGTTTTTTAATCCCACAACTCTTTCCAATAAACTGAAATATCTTAACCTTTTCATTTTTATGTATAATAGTAATTTTAACAACCGTTATATACTTTTCTTTTAACCTTAAAACCTCTAAAACTTCAATTAAAAAAAACATTTTTGAAAAAGAGTGAAAATGATAATAAATTTATTCTCTATTTTTGATCCAGCAACCTCAAAAACACTTACATTAAACTGAACAAGACTTTTACTCCCACTACTATTTATTCCAATAATTTATTGGGTTATCCCATCTCGTATTCATTTTTTATGGAATAAAACTTCATTATTACTATTTCATGAATTAAAAAATCTCTTCTCGAAAAAAAATATTAAATTCATTTATATTTTCATTGTTCTTTTCTGATTTATCTTAACCTGCAACTTCATAGGACTTTTCCCATATATTTTCACCCCAACAAGCCATATTAATCTATCTTCATTCCTAGCTCTCCCAATATGGTTAACATTCATGTTATACGGGTGGATCAACCAAACAAATCATATATTTGCCCATCTGGTCCCTCTAGGAACTCCAATTTTTCTAACAGTATTCATAGTATGTATTGAAACAATTAGTAACTTAATTCGACCATTAACACTATCAGTACGTCTAACCGCAAACATAATTTCGGGGCATCTTCTCCTTTGTTTACTAAGAAACATTATAGAAAACATACCACTTATTAATTTAATAATTTTACCAGTTATAATTATCCTTCTTCTTTTAGAAATAGCTGTTGCTGTAATTCAAAGATATGTATTCATTACATTAACCTCACTCTACTTAAATGAATTAAACTAATGACATTCCAACCCTTCCATTTAGTAGATAAAAGACCATGACCTTTAACAGGTTCAATTGCAGCATTATCATTTATAGTTGGTATGATTAATATAATACATTTTAAAAATTTTTTGCTTATTCAATTAGCAACTTTAATTACTATTCTAACTATAATTCAATGATGACGAGATATTTGTCGAGAAGCATCATTTCAAGGAAATCATAACTCAATTGTGTTACTTAATATAAAATGAGGAATAATACTATTCATTATTTCTGAAGTTTTTTTCTTTGTTTCATTTTTCTGGTCATTCTTCCATAGAAGTCTTTCTCCAAATATTGAAATTGGTTCAATGTGGCCTCCACAAGGAATTATTCCCTTTAACCCATTTAGAATCCCATTGTTAAATACAACAATCTTACTCTCCTCAGGAATTTCTGTTACTTGAGCACATCACAGACTTCTAATAAAAAATTATAACGAAAGTCAAAACGCACTATTAATAACTATTATTTTAGGAATCTTATTCACATCTCTTCAATCATGAGAATACATCCAAGCTCCATTTTCAATTTCAGATTCTGTTTATGGATCAACATTTTTTATAGCAACTGGTTTTCATGGAATTCATGTATTAATTGGGACCACCTTTTTATCAATTTCATCTTTACGAATTTATCTAAGCCACTTTTCTAATAAACATCACTTTGGATTTGAAGCTGCTGCTTGATATTGACATTTTGTAGACGTTGTTTGGTTATTCCTTTATACATTTGTATATTGATGAACATTCTATTTTATTAGTATATACCACAGTACATCTAATTTCCAATTAGAAAGTTTTTTTAAAAATAAAATAATAAAATTTCTTATAATCTCACTATTAATAGCAAGAATTATTTTCTTTTTAGGAAATTTAACAAACAAAAAAAATTTCCTTAAAAAAGAAAAAAACTCTCCCTTTGAGTGTGGATTTGACCCTTTTTCTCTCTCCCGCACCCCCTTTTCTCTCCGATTTTTTATAATCGCAATTATCTTTTTAATTTTTGATATTGAGATTGTTATCCTTTTACCTTTTCCAATTACTCAAAACCTTGATAGTATCAGCTCATTAATAATAATATTTACAATTATTAGTTTAATTTTAATTGGTCTTGTGTATGAGTGAAAAAATGGAATAATTGAATGAGTCTCATAAATCCAGAGAGTAGTATTTAAAATTTATAAAATCTAACCTGCAATTAGAAATTGCTTTAGCCTATTCTAAGAGTGAAGCAATAATTGCAATCAGTTTCGACCTGAACTTAGGAAAACCCCTCTCTTATTAATAGAAGCCAAAAAGAGGCTATTCACTGTTAATGAATATACTGATTTCATTAAATCCTATTAAGATCACTATTAAAGGCTGCTAACCTTAAAATAATGGAAACATTTGGTCTTTGTTTTTATAGTGTATTAAAACACCTAACATTTTCATTGTTAAAAAGCAATTTTAGCTAAAAATATTCTCAAAACAAATATCATAATATTTTCACTATTATATTTTAAATTAAACTATAAGAACTAAAAGAATAAAAATACAATAAAAAATATTAAAATAATAATATTTTTTAGATTACTAACTTGGAACCATTGTACAAATATTCTAGCTGCATAATTAAATTTATAAACTCCCTGCGGCCCAATTTCTTCTAACCATCCATTATCAAACCTATAGTAATAAAGACCAGAAACCAATGATTTCACAGATAGTCTCCCGGATCTAATTGATAAAAATCATATACTCCCAAAAAAATCATTAACTTTACTTAAGTTAATAATTCCAATAAAACCTCTGTATAGAGAGTAAAAGACTCAACAACCTAAACCTAAAATTACAACATTAACCATTTTGATCTTCAATATCATAATTCTTAAATCCCAACAAGAAAACATAATTCATCTTATTATCGAACCAAAAAAAATTACCAACAATCCTATAAGGAACACTGGAACTTCTATTCAAAAAGACCAATGACTAGAGAAAACAACCAACTTTCTTCTACCCCTTCATATTGAATAATATATAACACGCAATGAATAAACACAAGTTATTACAGTTGCTAATACAACCAAAGAAGTAGTAAATCAATTTTCCTTATTAGCATAAACAAATTCTAAAATTATATCTTTTGAATAAAAACCTCTTAAAAATGGTAACCCAAATAGTGATAAATTAGCTAGTCTAAATGATATTCCAATTAAAGGATTAGAACAAAAAAAAAATCCCATAAAACGAATATCCTGCCCTCCTAATCTTCTATGGATTATAAAACCAGCACATAAAAATAATATAGCCTTAAATAATGCATGAGTCAATAAATGAAAAAAAGCTAGACCTGTTTCCCCTAAAGACAAAATTAATATTATTAAACCAAGCTGTCTAAGAGTAGACAAAGCAATAATTTTTTTTAGATCCATTTCTAATACAGCCCCAACCCCTGATATAACCATAGTTAACAAAGCCAAAAAAGATAAAAATCATCTAAAACCACTAATGCAAAATAACATATCTAAACGAATTAAAAGATAAACACCAGCTGTAACCAAAGTTGAAGAATGAACTAAAGAGGAGACGGGGGTTGGGGCTGCCATAGCAGCGGGGAGTCAGGCAGAAAAAGGAATTTGAGCTCTTTTAGTTATACCAGCAATGATTAGCATTAAACCTCCTACAAAAAATATTTTTTTAAAAACCAAAAAATCTAAATTTCCAAAATTTAAAAGAAAAACAAAAGATAATAAAATTATCACATCCCCAATTCGATTTCTCATCACAGTAATTATTCCAGCTCTATCAGATTTATAATTCTGATAAAAAATTACTAGACAATATGAAACTAAGCCTAAACCATCTCACCCCAATAAAATTATTAATAAATTAGGACTCATAATTATTATTAGTATAGACCCAACAAATAATAAAACTCCATAACAAAAATAATTTTTAAATTTTTCTCTTTCCATATAGTCATTTCTATAAAAAATGACTATACATGAGATAAACAAAACCACGCAAACAAATATTATTCTCATCCAATCAAACAATAAATAAAATTTTAATTCAAAATCCCCTAAAACTAATAAAAAATATTCGATTACTAAAACATTTATATATATTATAAATCATACGCCTAGGGTAAAAAAAAAAATACTTAAAATAAATATATAAACTCCTCATTGGAAAAAAATTATCCAGTGATAATTCCTCATTAAATCCACAATTTAATATTTTATATATAAACTAACTAGATAAAACCAAATTATAAATATCTCCATTTTCAAAATTCACAATAATAGGGGAATTAAATGAAGAAATAATAGATATATTTCTCGAATTGAAATTATAAACACACCATATACCACCCATCCTTTCCCATGATTTAAATAACTAAATATATACAAAGAATACCCTGCACTAAAAAAAGATATTAAACCTAAAGGAACTATTACTATTAATCTCCACTTTATAATACCACCTATTAATAATAACTCTCCGCCTAAATTTATAGAAGGAGGGGCTGCTATATTAATAATTCTAAATAAAAATCATCACAATCCTAAAAATGGAAATACTCTTCCTAAACCTTTTAAAAGAATTATTCTACGAGTGTAGAACCGTTCATAGTACATATTTGCTAAACAAAATAACCCTGATGAGCAAAGACCATGACCAATCATTATAGCTAAACTTCCAATCAACCCCCAACCAGTTATACTCATAAGACCTCCTAAAACCATACCCATATGACATACAGAAGAATATGCAATCAGTGCCTTAACATCAACCTGACATAAACAAATTAATCTAATTATTAAACCGCCAATCAAAACAACTCTCATAATCAGAAAACTAAATCTATTAAAATTATTAATTAAAAAAAATTTAATTCGAAGAAGTCCATAAATTCCTAATTTTAATAACACACCAGCCAAAATCATAGATCCAGCTACCGGAGCTTCAACATGAGCCTTTGGGAGTCAAACATGAACAAAAAATATTGGTATTTTTACTAAAAATCCTAAAACTCCTATAAGCACTATCACTATTGATAATCTATAATTTATTCAATAAATATAAAAAATTCTTAATCTTTCTCTATTGAATAAAAAAAACAAAAATAAAGGGAGTGAACCAAAAAGTGTATAAAATAGTATATAAATACCAGCCTGAAGACGTTCAGGCTGGTATCCCCAACCCATAATTAATATAACAATAGGAAACAAAACTCTTTCAAAAAATAAATAAAACCCAATTAAATTTTGAAGCAAAAAGCAAAAAATTAAAAGAAGAACTATCAAAATAATATAAAAATTAAATATCTTATCAAAATTAACCTTTAAACTCATTCTAGCTAAAAATATTAGTATTCCAATCCACAAACTTAACTCAATCAAAAAAAAAACCAATATATCTATACCAAATAACTCCCCAACAAATAAATAAATACCAGACCAATCAACTAAAAAAAAAGTAAATAAACAACAAAAAAACAACACAAATATAAATTCAACAAAAGAGAAGTATAAATACATGCATATTATCATAATTAATACTATTACTAAAATTAACATTTTATTAAATTTATTGAATTTAATTTATCATTTCCATAAAAATAAACTCCTATAACTAAAATTCTTAGCCCCAACCCAGCTTCGCAAACCACAAGAATTATAAACAAGATTATTCTCAAAAAATCATATTTAAACCCATCAAAAAGTACAACATTATATAAGATTCCTAAATATATAAACTCTAAACACAAAAACAAAATTAAAATATGATTCCGGTTAAAAAAAATACTTATTAAACCAAAAAAATAAATTAACACCCCAAACATAAACATTAGTTACAATAGTTTAAAAGAAAACAAAGGTTTTGTAACCCTTAATTGATTAAATCTTGTAATTTCAGAAAAGATACCTCATCCTAAATCCCCAAAATTTAAATATTTAATTATACTATTTTCTGAAATAAAATTTATAATAATTATACCCCTTATATTTATATCCTCAACACACCCTATTTCTATAGTTATAATCATGATTTTAACTACAATCTACATAAGAATCATGATATATAAATTTATAAAATTCTCTTGATTCATTCTAATTATTACACTTCTTATCTTAGGAGGTTTACTAGTAATTTTTCTGTACATTACAAGTTTAACACCAAATAAAAAATTTACTTTTAACAAAAAATGACTTTTTATTAGACTTCCATTATTATTGATACTAAAAATTAATAATTTTCCAATAATATCTATAAATAAAATACAAATTCAAGAAATTTTAACAGAAAAACCTCTAATAATATTACTATTTATAATAATTTACTTATTAATCTCTCTAATTTCTATTATAATAATTATTAAATCAATTATAGCCCCTCTTAAATCTAACTAATGCTTCTTCGGAAATCCAATAGCTTAATCAAAATCATCAACTCAACATTAATTGATTTACCTGCTCCCTCAAACATTTCATACATATGAAATTATGGATCCTTACTTAGAATATGTTTAATTATTCAAATTTTAACAGGAGTTTTTCTAGCTATACACTTTTCAAGAGATATTACAACTGCATTTTCAAGAGTATCACACATCACACGTGATGTCAATCTAGGATGAATAATCCGAGCAGCACATGCTAACACAGCCTCTTTCTTCTTTATTTTCTTATACATTCACGTAGCACGTGGTCTATTTTTCTCTTCATTCTATTTAAAAGGCCCTTGAATTTCAGGAACAATCATCATTTTAATTTTAATAGCTACTGCATTTTTAGGATATGTTCTACCTTGAGGCCAAATATCATTCTGAGGGGCAACAGTAATTACAAATCTTCTTTCAGCTATTCCCTACATCGGTCATACAATTACTCAATGAATTTGAGGTGGGTTTTCAGTTGATAACCCCACCTTAACTCGATTCTTTACTCTTCATTTTTTATTCCCTTTTATCCTACTAGCGATAATTATAATTCACATCTCACTTCTTCACGAAACAGGCTCATCAAACCCATTAGGAATTTCTAACAGTATTGATAAAATTCCTTTCCATCCATATTTTACATATAAGGATATTTTAGGGGTAATTTTAGCACTTATATTGCTAACACTAGTAATTTTAATTTATCCGTATATATTTTCCGACCCAGAGAATTTCCTAATAGCAAATCCACTTATCACTCCACCCCACATCCAACCAGAATGATACTTCCTATTCGCTTATGCAATTCTTCGATCAATTCCCAATAAACTAGGAGGGGTTGTAGCTTTAGTTATATCTATTCTAATTATTTTAATTCTTCCATTCACAACAAAATCAAAGTTTAAATCATCATCAATAAACCCAATTAAAAAAATCTTATTCTGAATCTTCGTTAATACATTCATTCTATTAACATTTATCGGAGCTTGTCCAGTAGAGCCACCATTCATTAACATTGGACAAATCCTAACTATAATATACTTTTCATATTTTTTAATTACACCAATTTTTAAATAGACATTTTAACTAAACTCAAGTATATACTTTGAAAGTATAAGATAGGATACCCCTAAATGTCTATTCTATTTTTGACCCAAATAAAATAACAATAAAACATCTTAATAAAAAAAAAAATATATAACAAAAAAATACTCACAGGTAAAATAACCTTCCAAGCCATCATTATTAACAAATCATACCGAACCCGTACTAGAGTTCCACGAACCAATAAATATAAATATATCATTAATAATAAACCAATACATATAAATCCTAACCCTCCAATAAATATAATTGAACTAAT harbors:
- the COX2 gene encoding cytochrome c oxidase subunit II (TAA stop codon is completed by the addition of 3' A residues to the mRNA), whose amino-acid sequence is MMSWANLSFPNSNSPIMEQLIFFHDHSMTIIVLITLITLYMIMNVVLNSMTSRFLMEGQEIETLWTIIPAVILIYIALPSLRLLYLMEESFYPSISMKVIGHQWYWSYEYPDFNIELDSFMIPNFDENLSTFRLLDVDNRIVLPYNTNMRILITSADVIHSWTIPTLGVKMDAVPGRLNQISTMASRPGIFYGQCSEICGANHSFMPISMEVTSLNNFLNWIKLF
- the ATP8 gene encoding ATP synthase F0 subunit 8 translates to MPQLFPMNWNILTFSFLCMMVILTTVMYFSFNLKTSKTSIKKNIFEKEWKW
- the ATP6 gene encoding ATP synthase F0 subunit 6 produces the protein MMMNLFSIFDPATSKTLTLNWTSLLLPLLFIPMIYWVIPSRIHFLWNKTSLLLFHELKNLFSKKNIKFIYIFIVLFWFILTCNFMGLFPYIFTPTSHINLSSFLALPMWLTFMLYGWINQTNHMFAHLVPLGTPIFLTVFMVCIETISNLIRPLTLSVRLTANMISGHLLLCLLSNIMENMPLINLMILPVMIILLLLEMAVAVIQSYVFITLTSLYLNELN
- the COX3 gene encoding cytochrome c oxidase subunit III (TAA stop codon is completed by the addition of 3' A residues to the mRNA) — its product is MTFQPFHLVDKSPWPLTGSIAALSFMVGMINMMHFKNFLLIQLATLITILTMIQWWRDICREASFQGNHNSIVLLNMKWGMMLFIISEVFFFVSFFWSFFHSSLSPNIEIGSMWPPQGIIPFNPFSIPLLNTTILLSSGISVTWAHHSLLMKNYNESQNALLMTIILGILFTSLQSWEYIQAPFSISDSVYGSTFFMATGFHGIHVLIGTTFLSISSLRIYLSHFSNKHHFGFEAAAWYWHFVDVVWLFLYTFVYWWTF
- the ND3 gene encoding NADH dehydrogenase subunit 3, with translation MKFLMISLLMASIIFFLGNLTNKKNFLKKEKNSPFECGFDPFSLSRTPFSLRFFMIAIIFLIFDIEIVILLPFPITQNLDSISSLMMMFTIISLILIGLVYEWKNGMIEWVS
- the ND5 gene encoding NADH dehydrogenase subunit 5, yielding MFFQWGVYMFILSIFFFTLGVWFMMYMNVLVIEYFLLVLGDFELKFYLLFDWMSMMFVCVVLFISCMVIFYSNDYMESEKFKNYFCYGVLLFVGSMLMMIMSPNLLMILLGWDGLGLVSYCLVIFYQNYKSDSAGMITVMSNRIGDVMILLSFVFLLNFGNLDFLVFKKMFFVGGLMLIIAGMTKSAQIPFSAWLPAAMAAPTPVSSLVHSSTLVTAGVYLLIRLDMLFCISGFSWFLSFLALLTMVMSGVGAVLEMDLKKIIALSTLSQLGLMMLILSLGETGLAFFHLLTHALFKAMLFLCAGFMIHSSLGGQDIRFMGFFFCSNPLIGMSFSLANLSLFGLPFLSGFYSKDMILEFVYANKENWFTTSLVVLATVMTCVYSLRVMYYSMWSGSSKLVVFSSHWSFWMEVPVFLMGLLVIFFGSMMSWIMFSCWDLSIMMLKIKMVNVVILGLGCWVFYSLYSGFIGIINLSKVNDFFGSMWFLSISSGSLSVKSLVSGLYYYSFDNGWLEEIGPQGVYKFNYAASMFVQWFQVSNLKNIIILMFFIVFLFF
- the ND4 gene encoding NADH dehydrogenase subunit 4 (TAA stop codon is completed by the addition of 3' A residues to the mRNA), with the protein product MLILVMVLIMMMCMYLYFSFVEFMFVLFFCCLFTFFLVDWSGIYLFVGELFGMDMLVFFLIELSLWIGMLMFLASMSLKVNFDKMFNFYIILMVLLLIFCFLLQNLIGFYLFFESVLFPIVMLIMGWGYQPERLQAGIYMLFYTLFGSLPLFLFFLFNSESLSIFYIYWMNYSLSMVMVLMGVLGFLVKMPMFFVHVWLPKAHVEAPVAGSMILAGVLLKLGIYGLLRIKFFLINNFNSFSFLIMSVVLIGGLMISLICLCQVDVKALIAYSSVCHMGMVLGGLMSMTGWGLIGSLAMMIGHGLCSSGLFCLANMYYERFYTRSMILLKGLGSVFPFLGLWWFLFSIINMAAPPSMNLGGELLLMGGIMKWSLMVMVPLGLMSFFSAGYSLYMFSYLNHGKGWVVYGVFMISIREMYLLFLHLIPLLLWILKMEMFMIWF
- the ND4L gene encoding NADH dehydrogenase subunit 4L, which codes for MFMFGVLIYFFGLMSIFFNRNHILILFLCLEFMYLGILYNVVLFDGFKYDFLSMILFMILVVCEAGLGLSILVMGVYFYGNDKLNSMNLMKC
- the ND6 gene encoding NADH dehydrogenase subunit 6, with protein sequence MKFMMIMPLMFMSSTHPISMVMIMILTTIYMSIMMYKFMKFSWFILIITLLILGGLLVIFLYITSLTPNKKFTFNKKWLFISLPLLLMLKINNFPMMSMNKMQIQEILTEKPLMMLLFMMIYLLISLISIMMIIKSIMAPLKSN
- the CYTB gene encoding cytochrome b encodes the protein MLLRKSNSLIKIINSTLIDLPAPSNISYMWNYGSLLSMCLIIQILTGVFLAMHFSSDITTAFSSVSHITRDVNLGWMIRAAHANTASFFFIFLYIHVARGLFFSSFYLKGPWISGTIIILILMATAFLGYVLPWGQMSFWGATVITNLLSAIPYIGHTITQWIWGGFSVDNPTLTRFFTLHFLFPFILLAMIMIHISLLHETGSSNPLGISNSIDKIPFHPYFTYKDILGVILALMLLTLVILIYPYMFSDPENFLMANPLITPPHIQPEWYFLFAYAILRSIPNKLGGVVALVMSILIILILPFTTKSKFKSSSMNPIKKILFWIFVNTFILLTFIGACPVEPPFINIGQILTMMYFSYFLITPIFK